A single Halarcobacter anaerophilus DNA region contains:
- a CDS encoding anaerobic C4-dicarboxylate transporter yields MLGLEIVVVLGAIFLGARMGGIGIGYAGGIGVLILCLFFGLEPGSIPIDVILIIMSVIAAIAAMQVAGGLDYMVKIAENILRKNPKHITYLAPAVTYFMTLLAGTGHTAYSTLPVIAEVAKEQGIRPSRPLGIAVVASQIAITASPISAAVVFLSGILEPLGVGYIQLLAVCIPTTFVACMITAFVSNFLGKDLKDDSVYQERLKKGLVKLRGKSDIEIKKGAKLSVLIFILTIFSVVTYATLISKKVAIITDPSLPRNAAIMVFMLACATIISLACKVDTSKIISASTFKSGMSACVCVLGVAWLGTTFVGAHLGEIKDFASTLLNQYPWMLAVALFFASMLLYSQGATTKALMPAALALGVDPVTAVASFAAVSALFVLPTYPTLLAAVEMDDTGSTRIGKLVFNHPFMIPGVLAISLSVFFGFILGGIILS; encoded by the coding sequence ATGTTAGGTTTAGAAATTGTAGTTGTATTAGGTGCAATATTTTTAGGTGCTCGTATGGGTGGTATCGGTATAGGTTATGCAGGTGGTATCGGGGTATTAATTCTATGTCTGTTTTTTGGACTAGAACCCGGAAGTATTCCAATCGACGTTATCTTGATTATTATGTCTGTTATTGCTGCAATTGCAGCAATGCAGGTTGCCGGCGGTTTAGATTATATGGTTAAAATTGCAGAAAATATTTTAAGAAAAAACCCAAAACATATTACATATTTAGCTCCTGCAGTTACATATTTTATGACACTTTTAGCAGGGACTGGACACACTGCATATTCAACTCTTCCTGTAATTGCGGAAGTTGCCAAAGAACAAGGTATTAGACCTTCAAGACCGCTTGGTATTGCAGTTGTAGCTTCACAAATTGCTATTACTGCTTCACCAATTTCAGCAGCAGTTGTTTTTTTAAGTGGAATTTTAGAACCTCTTGGAGTAGGCTACATTCAGTTATTGGCAGTTTGTATTCCAACAACATTTGTTGCTTGTATGATTACGGCTTTTGTTAGTAATTTCTTAGGTAAAGACTTAAAAGATGATTCTGTATATCAAGAAAGACTAAAAAAAGGCTTGGTTAAATTAAGAGGTAAAAGTGATATTGAAATTAAAAAAGGTGCAAAATTATCTGTTTTGATTTTTATACTTACAATCTTTTCAGTTGTAACATATGCAACTTTAATTAGTAAAAAAGTTGCAATAATCACTGACCCTTCTCTTCCAAGAAATGCAGCGATTATGGTATTTATGTTAGCTTGTGCAACAATTATTAGTTTAGCTTGTAAAGTCGATACTTCAAAAATTATCAGTGCATCAACTTTTAAATCAGGTATGAGTGCTTGTGTCTGTGTATTAGGTGTTGCATGGTTAGGAACTACATTTGTAGGAGCACATCTTGGAGAAATTAAAGATTTTGCAAGTACTTTACTAAATCAGTATCCTTGGATGCTAGCTGTTGCACTATTTTTTGCAAGTATGCTTTTATATTCTCAAGGTGCTACAACAAAAGCATTAATGCCCGCAGCCCTTGCTTTAGGTGTTGATCCCGTAACTGCCGTTGCATCATTTGCAGCAGTTAGTGCTTTATTTGTATTACCTACTTACCCTACACTACTTGCAGCAGTAGAAATGGATGATACAGGTTCAACTAGAATCGGAAAACTTGTATTTAATCACCCTTTTATGATTCCGGGAGTTTTAGCAATCAGTTTAAGCGTATTTTTTGGTTTCATATTAGGTGGAATCATTTTATCTTAA
- a CDS encoding response regulator transcription factor yields MKILVLEDNERLCKLIENALTRCGYIVDCFYDGEDALTALADGYSCFILDINVPNLDGISILEYIRLNHSNTPVIIISSNHDLEKIQKSYETGCDDYLKKPFFMYELTQKIQKLCSLKATKIDLGEGYILDFDKRFLIKDQQEIKLAKKEILLLELLAKDIHRVFSFDEIEEYVWEGDPSTLMNIRALVKRIRKKIPENSIKIVKGIGYSMNATEVEVK; encoded by the coding sequence ATGAAAATATTAGTTCTTGAAGATAATGAAAGATTGTGCAAACTAATTGAAAATGCACTTACAAGATGCGGTTATATAGTTGATTGTTTTTATGATGGAGAAGATGCCTTAACGGCATTGGCAGATGGTTATTCATGTTTTATTTTAGATATTAATGTTCCAAATTTAGATGGAATATCAATTTTAGAATATATAAGATTAAATCATTCCAATACTCCTGTAATAATAATTAGTTCAAATCATGATTTAGAAAAAATACAAAAATCTTATGAAACAGGTTGTGACGATTATCTCAAAAAACCGTTTTTTATGTATGAATTAACCCAGAAAATTCAAAAACTTTGTTCTTTGAAAGCCACAAAAATAGATCTAGGAGAAGGATATATTCTTGATTTTGACAAAAGATTTTTAATAAAAGACCAGCAAGAGATAAAATTGGCAAAAAAAGAGATTCTACTTCTTGAACTTTTGGCAAAAGATATCCATAGAGTATTTAGTTTCGATGAAATTGAAGAATATGTATGGGAAGGAGATCCCTCTACACTAATGAATATAAGAGCTTTGGTAAAAAGAATAAGAAAAAAAATTCCTGAGAACTCTATTAAAATTGTAAAAGGAATCGGTTATTCAATGAACGCAACAGAAGTGGAAGTCAAATGA
- a CDS encoding anaerobic C4-dicarboxylate transporter: protein MDFTIQLIIVLAVLFMGARKGGLALGLFGGIGVVLLVFGFGLPPGNPPIKVMLVMLAVITAGATLQASGGLDVMLQLAERLLRKHPKHITFLAPLSTLTLTFLCGTGHVVYTMLPIIYDIAIRKGIRPERPMAASTIAAQMGIITSPVSVAVVSLVAMLSGHTMINGNELDLVQLLSITIPGAICGVLVIGFWSMFRGKDLEDDEEFQEKIKDPETKKYIYGENTTLLNQKLPQSQWNAMWIFLGAIVVVAILGAFPEMRPIVNGKALSMVYVIQMFMLTAGAIIFVVAKVKPKDISSNAVFKSGMVALIAVYGVAWMTKTMFGAHIGDIKDVMGNIVAQYPWAYALVLVFVSKLVNSQGAALAAIVPIALSVGVDPGVIAAFAAACYGYYILPTYPSDLAAISFDRSGTTRIGRFVINHSFIIPGILGVGTASTVGFILAKLYGII from the coding sequence ATGGATTTTACAATTCAACTAATTATTGTTTTAGCAGTATTATTCATGGGCGCAAGAAAAGGTGGTCTTGCACTAGGGTTATTCGGTGGTATAGGAGTAGTATTACTTGTGTTTGGGTTTGGTTTGCCTCCTGGTAATCCTCCTATAAAAGTTATGCTTGTAATGTTAGCGGTTATTACAGCAGGAGCTACGCTACAAGCATCAGGTGGTTTGGATGTAATGCTGCAATTAGCAGAACGTTTGTTAAGAAAACATCCTAAACATATTACATTTTTGGCTCCGTTAAGTACGTTAACATTAACTTTCTTATGTGGTACAGGACATGTAGTATATACAATGTTGCCTATTATTTATGACATTGCAATTAGAAAAGGAATTAGACCTGAGAGACCTATGGCAGCTAGTACAATTGCCGCACAAATGGGAATTATAACTTCTCCCGTATCTGTTGCAGTAGTTTCACTAGTGGCAATGCTTTCTGGGCATACTATGATCAACGGTAATGAACTTGACTTAGTTCAGTTATTGTCTATTACTATTCCTGGTGCTATCTGTGGTGTACTTGTTATAGGATTTTGGAGTATGTTTAGAGGTAAAGACTTAGAAGATGATGAAGAGTTTCAAGAAAAAATTAAAGATCCTGAAACAAAAAAATATATTTACGGTGAAAATACAACATTGCTAAATCAAAAATTGCCACAATCTCAATGGAATGCAATGTGGATTTTCTTAGGGGCAATTGTTGTTGTAGCAATCTTGGGAGCATTCCCTGAAATGAGACCAATTGTAAATGGAAAAGCTTTATCTATGGTTTACGTAATTCAAATGTTTATGTTAACAGCGGGGGCAATTATCTTTGTAGTTGCAAAAGTTAAACCAAAAGATATTTCAAGCAACGCAGTATTTAAATCAGGTATGGTTGCATTAATCGCTGTTTACGGTGTTGCATGGATGACAAAAACAATGTTTGGTGCGCATATCGGTGATATCAAAGATGTAATGGGAAATATTGTTGCACAATATCCTTGGGCATATGCATTAGTTCTTGTATTTGTATCTAAATTGGTTAACTCACAAGGTGCTGCATTAGCCGCAATTGTGCCTATTGCTTTATCTGTCGGTGTTGACCCGGGTGTTATTGCTGCATTTGCTGCTGCTTGTTACGGTTATTATATTTTACCGACTTATCCAAGTGATTTAGCAGCAATTAGTTTTGATAGATCAGGAACTACACGAATAGGTAGATTTGTTATAAATCATAGTTTTATTATTCCTGGAATTCTTGGAGTAGGTACAGCTTCAACTGTAGGATTTATATTAGCGAAATTATATGGAATTATTTAA
- a CDS encoding sensor histidine kinase has product MKKFALVILLLCFFHTLLFALENKNVLIINSYHRGFQWSDKVITGIEKVLYNTNININVLYMDSKRIASAEYYKELKELYQVQLKKANYDLIVALDKFSYEFSLQNYKELFKNEPLYFIGIEQYSKEDVKKYGLEKKVSGLLEKRAIKETVNIIQKLIPKLKKLYIINDASKNGKDSDPFIQKLIQQKKENIDIEYIRESTLNELSKKFSKYRKNEAILFVRFYNDRHGKLYKNSEIANFINNSNLPVFTTDTLFIGKGSAGGKLVNVNHLGLDAGKDILSILNKDIKMPFIKKEDYYELIFDYKKAQKFQLNLRNLKDKFVYVNFPKSFFDRYRKFIDTVFIISPFLLLLIFGLIHNLILKIRSSKILQQRIELDKILLNAIKSPIVWQDERGKIVTSNTKFNEFMKLKEVNNLNIAKSLEEAENSSIKELLKPFINKKLGNNELIIKNNHNKEKIYLIHQTDYIENIYKTSGTVTVLTDITKERQAIAEKAKHQEFIIQQSKLAEIGEIFSSIAHQWKSPLVEIATIAQEQIFNAEGEIDEVNNKYVNDIMIQVRYMTETINNFQKFIMPSTKKSVFDISESVYEMLEIIRHNMKYNYINVNVEVAPKTNLMILGYKNELMQTLLNIVNNAKDSIIKKRAKSKIKKGEILISIKNINQCIQIEIEDNGEGIPKENLNLIFEPYFTTKVNGHGIGLYMAKLIIEDKIGGEIKAKNTAQGAKFIIRMESFNENISS; this is encoded by the coding sequence ATGAAAAAATTTGCTCTAGTTATTCTTCTTCTATGTTTTTTCCACACTCTTCTTTTTGCATTGGAAAATAAAAATGTACTCATAATAAACTCATATCATAGAGGTTTTCAGTGGAGCGATAAAGTTATTACAGGTATAGAAAAAGTTTTATATAATACAAATATTAATATAAACGTTTTATACATGGATTCAAAAAGAATAGCTTCTGCTGAATATTATAAAGAATTAAAAGAGCTGTATCAAGTGCAGTTAAAAAAAGCAAATTATGATTTGATAGTTGCTCTTGATAAATTTTCATATGAATTTTCATTACAAAATTATAAAGAACTATTTAAAAATGAACCTCTTTATTTTATAGGAATAGAGCAATATTCAAAAGAGGATGTAAAAAAATACGGACTTGAAAAAAAAGTTTCAGGTCTACTTGAAAAAAGAGCAATAAAAGAGACAGTAAATATTATTCAAAAGTTAATCCCAAAACTTAAAAAACTCTATATTATAAATGATGCAAGTAAAAACGGGAAAGATAGTGATCCTTTTATACAAAAACTTATTCAACAAAAAAAAGAGAATATTGATATAGAGTATATAAGAGAATCAACTTTGAATGAATTATCTAAAAAATTTTCAAAATATAGAAAAAATGAAGCAATACTTTTTGTCAGATTTTACAACGACAGACACGGTAAACTTTATAAAAACAGCGAAATCGCAAATTTTATAAATAATTCTAATCTTCCCGTCTTTACTACTGATACTCTTTTTATAGGTAAAGGGTCAGCAGGAGGAAAACTTGTAAATGTAAATCATTTAGGTTTAGATGCAGGGAAAGATATATTATCTATACTAAATAAAGATATAAAAATGCCTTTTATTAAAAAAGAAGATTATTATGAACTTATTTTTGATTATAAAAAAGCTCAAAAATTTCAATTAAATCTAAGAAATTTAAAAGACAAATTTGTATATGTCAACTTTCCTAAATCTTTTTTCGATAGATACAGAAAATTTATTGACACGGTATTTATAATTTCACCATTTTTACTTCTTCTTATTTTCGGTCTTATTCATAATTTAATACTTAAAATTCGCAGTTCAAAGATATTACAACAAAGAATAGAATTAGACAAAATTCTTTTAAATGCCATTAAAAGTCCTATCGTATGGCAGGATGAAAGAGGTAAAATAGTCACGTCAAATACAAAATTTAATGAATTTATGAAACTTAAAGAAGTAAATAATCTTAACATTGCAAAATCACTTGAAGAAGCTGAGAACTCTTCTATAAAAGAACTTTTAAAACCTTTTATTAATAAAAAACTAGGAAACAATGAATTAATAATAAAAAACAACCATAACAAAGAAAAAATATATTTGATTCATCAAACAGATTATATAGAAAATATTTACAAAACAAGCGGTACGGTTACGGTTTTAACAGATATTACAAAAGAGAGACAGGCCATAGCGGAAAAAGCAAAACACCAAGAGTTTATAATACAACAAAGTAAACTTGCCGAAATCGGCGAAATCTTCTCCTCTATTGCCCATCAATGGAAATCTCCTTTGGTCGAGATTGCCACTATTGCTCAGGAACAAATATTTAATGCAGAAGGTGAAATAGATGAAGTAAATAACAAATACGTGAATGATATTATGATTCAAGTAAGATATATGACTGAAACTATTAATAATTTTCAAAAATTTATTATGCCTTCTACTAAAAAATCGGTTTTTGATATAAGTGAATCTGTTTATGAAATGCTTGAAATCATCAGACACAACATGAAATATAATTATATAAATGTAAATGTAGAAGTAGCCCCTAAAACAAACCTTATGATACTTGGTTATAAAAATGAATTGATGCAAACTTTATTAAATATAGTAAATAATGCAAAAGATTCCATAATAAAAAAAAGGGCAAAATCTAAAATAAAAAAAGGAGAAATTCTTATCTCTATAAAAAATATAAATCAATGTATACAAATAGAGATTGAGGATAACGGAGAAGGTATTCCCAAAGAGAATTTAAACTTGATTTTTGAACCCTATTTTACAACAAAAGTAAACGGTCACGGAATAGGTCTTTATATGGCAAAACTGATTATAGAAGATAAAATAGGCGGAGAGATTAAAGCAAAGAATACGGCACAAGGTGCAAAATTTATTATAAGAATGGAGAGTTTCAATGAAAATATTAGTTCTTGA
- a CDS encoding response regulator transcription factor codes for MKVLVLEDNERLSNVIKQALIEEGYIVDCFYDGDEAFEVLGNGYSCFILDINVPNLDGISILEYIRLNHSNTPVIIISSNHDLEKVQKSYETGCDDYLKKPFYIFELVQKVKKFCNSEGQYIVFNDLFKYDFQNHILYKDKEEIELTKKEILFLELFVKNLHHLASYEEIEEYVWEGEETNLINIRGMIKRLRKKIPEDGIVIVKGLGYSLNKNVKII; via the coding sequence ATGAAAGTTTTAGTACTTGAAGATAATGAAAGACTTTCTAACGTTATTAAACAAGCATTGATTGAAGAAGGTTATATTGTTGATTGTTTTTATGATGGAGATGAAGCTTTTGAAGTTTTAGGAAATGGCTATTCATGTTTTATTTTGGATATAAATGTTCCCAATTTAGATGGAATATCAATTTTAGAATATATAAGATTAAATCATTCCAATACTCCTGTAATAATAATTAGTTCAAATCATGATTTGGAAAAAGTTCAGAAATCTTATGAAACAGGCTGTGACGATTATCTTAAAAAACCTTTTTATATCTTTGAGCTTGTGCAAAAAGTAAAAAAATTTTGTAATTCAGAAGGTCAGTATATTGTCTTTAATGATTTGTTTAAATATGATTTCCAAAACCATATTTTATATAAAGATAAAGAAGAGATAGAATTAACAAAAAAAGAGATTTTATTTTTAGAACTTTTTGTAAAAAACCTTCACCACCTTGCCTCTTATGAAGAGATAGAGGAATATGTATGGGAAGGAGAAGAGACAAATCTAATTAATATCAGGGGAATGATTAAAAGGCTTAGAAAAAAAATTCCCGAAGATGGAATTGTTATTGTTAAAGGATTGGGTTACTCTTTAAATAAAAATGTGAAAATCATTTGA
- a CDS encoding sensor histidine kinase: MKKLLFLFILLFTINLSASSILILNSYHKGYEWSDNIINGMENFFYKKRDLDINILYMDSKRVTSKEYYESLEKLYKVQLKNRKYDLIIAVDRFAYDFILKNYYEFFTTEPILAVGIENFSYEKAEKYGVANRVSALLEKRDLQGNVDIIRTIFPSIKKLYIINDKSLNALHTEPLIYNLIDNFNGSFDLIYLKEDNLENLKKKFSEKEESSAALFIRFYKNKNGELNKNQEIADFIKNAKIPIFVTDSIFIKRGATGGKVIDLNRFGQTSGQMALDILSKKTNKIVESKDLYYIFDSTKLGEFTLPVDALKVPYELVNKRLTYYDRHRGFINFVFTISPLLIFLILGLIHNIYMRKQVEKDLRRRIEFDETLLNAIESPIFWEDFQGVIVDSNETFCKLLKLTCKDLYGKKLEDFKNNKYVKSVIEILDKYKQNEDENYEFDYFDDNLKKRIYLVKQEKFKDEKTKSEGFVTIFTDITKEKEITLEKQKNRQFVIQQSKLAEIGEVFSSIAHQWKSPLVEITAIAQELFYTKKCKDLKEDDSFVKDIMNQVTYMTNTINDFQKFIMPSNKEIEFNIKEAIESMLQIVHHNMKYNNIKISLYIKEDTKLEVYGYKNEFMQSCLNIVNNAKDALLSKDYKNRRIDIKLFNEKNWLIIKIKDNAGGIKKKNMNKIFEPYFTTKDNGHGIGLYMTKVIIEDKMKGKIFVENVEEGAMFTIKLEQNR; encoded by the coding sequence ATGAAAAAATTATTATTCCTATTTATTTTACTTTTTACTATCAATCTATCTGCTTCCTCTATTCTTATTTTGAATTCTTATCATAAGGGATATGAATGGAGTGATAACATTATAAACGGAATGGAAAATTTCTTTTATAAAAAAAGGGATTTAGATATTAATATTTTATATATGGATTCAAAAAGGGTTACTTCAAAAGAGTATTATGAAAGTTTAGAAAAACTTTATAAAGTTCAATTAAAAAATAGAAAATATGATTTAATTATTGCAGTCGATAGATTTGCATATGATTTTATCTTGAAAAATTATTATGAATTTTTTACGACTGAACCTATATTAGCAGTAGGAATAGAAAACTTTTCATATGAAAAAGCAGAAAAATATGGTGTTGCAAACAGGGTTTCTGCACTTTTAGAAAAAAGAGATCTACAAGGCAATGTAGATATTATAAGAACAATTTTCCCTAGCATTAAAAAACTTTATATAATAAATGATAAAAGTTTAAATGCTTTACATACTGAACCCCTTATTTACAATCTAATAGATAATTTTAACGGAAGTTTTGATTTGATTTATCTAAAAGAGGATAATTTAGAAAATTTAAAAAAGAAGTTTTCAGAAAAAGAAGAGTCTAGTGCGGCACTTTTTATAAGATTTTATAAAAATAAAAACGGAGAGTTAAATAAAAACCAAGAGATAGCAGATTTTATAAAAAATGCCAAAATACCTATTTTTGTTACAGATTCTATTTTTATAAAAAGAGGAGCTACTGGAGGGAAAGTTATAGATTTAAACAGGTTTGGGCAGACATCAGGACAGATGGCATTGGATATTTTGTCTAAAAAAACTAATAAAATTGTAGAATCCAAAGATCTATATTATATTTTTGATTCTACAAAACTGGGTGAATTTACGCTTCCTGTTGATGCTTTAAAAGTACCTTATGAATTGGTTAATAAAAGATTGACCTATTATGACAGACACAGAGGATTTATAAATTTTGTTTTTACGATTTCTCCTCTTTTGATTTTTTTAATTTTAGGACTTATTCATAATATATATATGAGAAAACAGGTTGAAAAGGATTTAAGAAGAAGAATAGAGTTTGACGAAACTTTGTTAAATGCTATAGAGAGTCCTATTTTTTGGGAAGATTTTCAAGGTGTAATTGTTGATTCCAATGAAACATTCTGTAAACTTTTGAAATTGACTTGTAAAGATTTATATGGGAAAAAACTTGAAGACTTTAAAAATAATAAATATGTAAAAAGTGTTATAGAAATACTTGATAAATATAAACAGAATGAAGATGAAAATTATGAGTTTGATTACTTTGATGATAATTTGAAAAAAAGAATATATTTGGTAAAACAAGAGAAATTTAAAGATGAAAAAACAAAATCAGAGGGGTTTGTTACAATCTTTACCGATATTACAAAAGAGAAAGAGATAACTTTGGAAAAACAGAAAAATAGACAGTTTGTTATTCAGCAAAGTAAATTGGCAGAAATAGGTGAAGTTTTTTCCTCTATTGCCCATCAATGGAAATCTCCTCTTGTTGAAATAACTGCAATAGCCCAAGAACTTTTTTATACAAAAAAGTGTAAAGATTTAAAAGAAGATGACAGCTTTGTAAAAGATATAATGAATCAAGTAACATATATGACAAATACTATAAATGATTTTCAAAAATTTATAATGCCTTCAAACAAAGAAATTGAATTTAATATTAAAGAGGCGATTGAATCAATGCTTCAAATAGTACATCACAATATGAAATATAATAATATAAAAATATCTTTGTATATAAAAGAGGATACAAAGCTTGAAGTTTATGGATATAAAAATGAGTTTATGCAATCATGTTTGAATATAGTAAATAATGCAAAAGATGCCTTGTTAAGCAAAGATTATAAAAATAGAAGAATTGATATAAAACTTTTTAATGAAAAAAATTGGTTAATTATTAAAATAAAAGATAATGCCGGTGGAATAAAAAAGAAAAATATGAATAAAATCTTTGAACCTTATTTTACAACGAAAGATAACGGTCACGGGATAGGTCTTTATATGACGAAAGTTATAATTGAGGATAAAATGAAGGGTAAAATTTTCGTAGAAAATGTAGAGGAGGGAGCTATGTTCACTATAAAATTGGAACAAAACCGATGA
- a CDS encoding type II asparaginase: protein MRKLLKRVAVLSLIGASMLFAKPNITILATGGTIAGAGESSVNSSYSAGAVTVDKLLAAVPDINKLATIKGEQISNIGSQEMTNKVWLKLAKRVNELLKKDSVDGVVITHGTDTMEATAYFLDLTVKIKKPIVLVGSMRSGSSMSPDGPLNLYNAVSVATSKQSFNKGVVVVMNDEIHAAREVTKVNTSAVNAFASVNTGKIGTVYYGDVHYYMQPLRKHTFDTEFDIEKINKLPRVDIIYGHADDTDLFVKAAVKAGAQGIIHAGMGNGNLFPKTLEALDTASKEGVVVARSSRVGSGRTNLHGEVNDKKHGFIVTDDLNSQKARVLLMLGLTKTHYRDKLQQMFFEY, encoded by the coding sequence ATGAGAAAGTTATTAAAAAGAGTTGCAGTATTGAGTCTAATCGGTGCATCTATGCTTTTTGCAAAACCGAATATTACAATTTTGGCAACAGGAGGAACTATTGCAGGTGCAGGTGAATCATCTGTAAACAGTTCATACTCAGCAGGAGCAGTAACAGTAGATAAATTACTTGCAGCTGTTCCTGATATAAACAAATTGGCGACTATCAAAGGAGAACAAATTTCTAATATCGGTTCTCAAGAGATGACAAACAAAGTTTGGTTAAAACTTGCAAAAAGAGTAAATGAATTACTAAAAAAAGATAGTGTAGACGGTGTTGTAATTACACACGGTACAGATACAATGGAAGCAACTGCATATTTTCTAGATTTAACAGTAAAAATTAAAAAACCCATAGTTCTCGTAGGTTCTATGAGATCAGGTTCTTCAATGAGTCCTGACGGTCCTTTAAACCTTTATAATGCCGTTAGCGTAGCAACTTCTAAACAAAGTTTTAATAAAGGTGTTGTAGTTGTAATGAATGATGAAATTCATGCTGCAAGAGAGGTTACAAAAGTAAATACCTCAGCAGTAAATGCTTTTGCTTCTGTTAATACAGGGAAAATAGGAACTGTTTATTACGGAGATGTACACTATTATATGCAACCTTTAAGAAAACATACTTTTGATACAGAGTTTGATATTGAAAAAATCAATAAACTGCCTAGAGTTGATATTATATACGGTCATGCAGATGATACTGATTTATTTGTTAAAGCTGCAGTTAAAGCAGGTGCACAAGGAATTATCCATGCAGGAATGGGAAATGGAAATTTATTCCCAAAAACATTAGAAGCGTTGGATACTGCAAGTAAAGAGGGTGTTGTAGTAGCAAGAAGTTCAAGAGTCGGATCAGGTAGAACTAACCTTCATGGAGAGGTTAATGATAAAAAACACGGATTTATCGTAACAGACGATTTAAATTCTCAAAAAGCAAGAGTTTTATTGATGTTGGGTTTAACAAAAACTCATTATAGAGATAAACTTCAACAAATGTTCTTTGAATATTAA
- the trxA gene encoding thioredoxin, translating into MGKYIDLTPENFKQVTGSGVSLVDFWAPWCGPCRMIAPVIEELAEEFEGKANICKVNTDEQQDLAVEYGIRSIPTIIFMKDGEIVDQMVGASSKQAFVDKINSFL; encoded by the coding sequence ATGGGTAAATATATAGATTTAACTCCTGAAAACTTTAAACAAGTTACTGGTTCCGGCGTATCATTGGTAGATTTTTGGGCTCCATGGTGTGGACCTTGTAGAATGATTGCTCCTGTAATCGAAGAGTTAGCAGAAGAGTTTGAAGGGAAAGCTAACATTTGTAAAGTTAATACAGATGAGCAACAGGACTTAGCAGTAGAGTATGGAATTAGATCTATTCCAACTATTATTTTTATGAAAGATGGAGAAATAGTCGATCAAATGGTTGGTGCCTCATCAAAGCAAGCTTTTGTTGATAAAATTAACTCTTTCTTATAG